The following proteins come from a genomic window of Sphaerisporangium rubeum:
- a CDS encoding DNA-directed RNA polymerase subunit beta', which translates to MLDVNFFDELRIGLATADDIRQWSHGEVKKPETINYRTLKPEKDGLFCEKIFGPTRDWECYCGKYKRVRFKGIICERCGVEVTRAKVRRERMGHIELAAPVTHIWYFKGVPSRLGYLLDLAPKDLEKVIYFAAYMITFVDGEMRSRDLPSLEAKISVERQHIEQRRDADIEARQKKLEADLAELEASGAKGDVRRKVREGADREMRQLRDRAQRELDRLEEVWSRFKNLKVQDLEGDELLYREMRDRFGRYFRGGMGAQAIQERLNNFDLAAEAESLRETIRSGKGQKKARALKRLKVVSAFLTTRNSPNGMVLDCIPVIPPDLRPMVQLDGGRFATSDLNDLYRRVINRNNRLKRLLDLGAPEIIVNNEKRMLQEAVDALFDNGRRGRPVTGPGNRPLKSLSDMLKGKQGRFRQNLLGKRVDYSGRSVIVVGPQLKLHQCGLPKQMALELFKPFVMKRLVDLNHAQNIKSAKRMVERARAVVWDVLEEVITEHPVLLNRAPTLHRLGIQAFEPQLVEGKAIQIHPLVCTAFNADFDGDQMAVHLPLSAEAQAEARILMLSTNNILKPADGKPVTMPTQDMIIGLYWLTTQSDDAKGEGRVFASVSEALMAHDRHELDIQAKIQVRVTAPPPRGWSAPEGWEAGDSYRLETTLGRCLFNQTLPENYPFINAQIGKKQLSTIVNELAEKYPKVEVAAALDALKDAGFHWATRSGVTISIDDVVAPPNKAAIMESYERRADKVQREYERGLITDEERRQELIEIWTHATADVETDMVNAFPATNSVWMMVNSGARGNKMQVRQIAGIRGLVSNTKGETIPRPIKSSFREGLSVLEYFISTHGQRKGLADTALRTADSGYLTRRLVDVAQDVIVREIDCGTDRGVPLHVGERDSAGTLSKAENAESNVHGRILAEDVEVDGKVVAAAGVDINDVIVTALVEAGVETVRTRSALVCEAKIGVCATCYGRSLATGKLVDVGEAVGIIAAQSIGEPGTQLTMRTFHTGGVAGADITHGLPRVQELFEARVPKGVAPISEADGRVRIDETDKTRKIVITPDDGSDEIAYPVSMRSRLLVSEGQRVKVGQQLIAGAVNPNEVLRILGPRAVQLHLVAEVQQVYRSQGVSIHDKHIEIIVRQMLKRVNVLESGDTDLLPGELVERPRFEMVNREVVAEGGTPASGRPVLMGITKASLATESWLSAASFQETTRVLTDAAIHAKSDSLLGLKENVIIGKLIPAGTGMSQYRNIRVEPTEEAKAAMYTVGGYDGSATDYTFGTGSGEAVPLEEYDFGQYNR; encoded by the coding sequence GTGCTCGACGTCAACTTCTTCGACGAGCTCCGCATCGGCCTCGCCACGGCCGACGATATTCGCCAGTGGTCGCACGGTGAGGTCAAGAAGCCCGAGACCATCAACTACCGCACCCTCAAGCCGGAGAAGGACGGGCTCTTCTGCGAGAAGATCTTCGGTCCGACCCGCGACTGGGAGTGCTACTGCGGCAAGTACAAGCGCGTCCGCTTCAAGGGCATCATCTGTGAGCGCTGTGGCGTCGAGGTCACGCGCGCCAAGGTGCGCCGCGAGCGGATGGGCCACATCGAGCTGGCCGCGCCGGTCACGCACATCTGGTACTTCAAGGGCGTCCCGTCGCGCCTCGGGTACCTGCTGGACCTGGCGCCGAAGGACCTCGAGAAGGTCATCTACTTCGCCGCCTACATGATCACGTTCGTGGACGGCGAGATGCGCTCCCGGGACCTCCCGTCCCTGGAGGCCAAGATCTCCGTCGAGCGCCAGCACATCGAGCAGCGCCGCGACGCCGACATCGAGGCCAGGCAGAAGAAGCTCGAAGCCGACCTGGCCGAGCTGGAGGCGTCCGGCGCCAAGGGTGACGTGCGCCGCAAGGTGCGCGAAGGCGCCGACCGTGAGATGCGCCAGCTCCGTGACCGGGCCCAGCGTGAGCTGGACCGGCTGGAGGAGGTCTGGAGCCGCTTCAAGAACCTCAAGGTCCAGGACCTCGAGGGCGACGAGCTGCTGTACCGCGAGATGCGCGACCGCTTCGGCCGCTACTTCCGCGGCGGCATGGGGGCCCAGGCCATCCAGGAGCGGCTGAACAACTTCGACCTCGCCGCCGAGGCCGAGTCCCTGCGCGAGACCATCCGCAGCGGCAAGGGCCAGAAGAAGGCCCGCGCGCTCAAGCGGCTCAAGGTCGTGTCCGCGTTCCTGACCACGCGCAACTCGCCGAACGGCATGGTGCTGGACTGCATCCCGGTGATCCCGCCGGACCTGCGTCCCATGGTCCAGCTCGACGGTGGCCGCTTCGCGACCTCCGACCTGAACGACCTGTACCGCCGGGTCATCAACCGGAACAACCGCCTCAAGCGGCTTCTCGACCTCGGGGCCCCCGAGATCATCGTGAACAACGAGAAGCGCATGCTCCAGGAGGCCGTGGACGCGCTGTTCGACAACGGCCGGCGCGGCCGTCCGGTCACCGGTCCCGGCAACCGGCCGCTCAAGTCGCTGTCCGACATGCTCAAGGGCAAGCAGGGCCGGTTCCGCCAGAACCTGCTCGGCAAGCGCGTCGACTACTCCGGCCGTTCGGTCATCGTCGTCGGCCCGCAGCTCAAGCTGCACCAGTGCGGCCTGCCCAAGCAGATGGCGCTGGAGCTGTTCAAGCCGTTCGTGATGAAGCGCCTGGTCGACCTGAACCACGCGCAGAACATCAAGTCGGCCAAGCGCATGGTCGAGCGTGCTCGCGCGGTCGTTTGGGACGTGCTCGAAGAGGTCATCACCGAGCACCCGGTGCTGCTCAACCGCGCGCCGACCCTGCACCGCCTCGGCATCCAGGCCTTCGAGCCGCAGCTGGTCGAAGGCAAGGCCATCCAGATCCACCCGCTCGTCTGCACCGCGTTCAACGCGGACTTCGACGGCGACCAGATGGCGGTCCACCTGCCGCTGTCGGCGGAGGCCCAGGCCGAGGCACGCATCCTGATGCTCTCGACCAACAACATCCTCAAGCCGGCCGACGGCAAGCCGGTGACCATGCCCACCCAGGACATGATCATCGGTCTCTACTGGCTGACCACCCAGAGCGACGACGCCAAGGGCGAGGGCCGGGTCTTCGCCTCGGTCTCCGAGGCGCTGATGGCCCACGACCGGCACGAGCTGGACATCCAGGCCAAGATCCAGGTCCGGGTCACCGCTCCGCCGCCGCGCGGCTGGTCGGCCCCCGAGGGCTGGGAGGCCGGTGACTCCTACCGGCTGGAGACCACGCTCGGCCGGTGCCTGTTCAACCAGACGCTCCCGGAGAACTACCCGTTCATCAACGCGCAGATCGGCAAGAAGCAGCTCTCGACGATCGTCAACGAGCTGGCCGAGAAGTACCCCAAGGTCGAGGTGGCCGCGGCGCTCGACGCGCTGAAGGACGCCGGCTTCCACTGGGCGACCCGCTCGGGTGTCACGATCTCGATCGACGACGTGGTGGCCCCGCCGAACAAGGCGGCGATCATGGAGTCGTACGAGCGCCGCGCCGACAAGGTGCAGCGCGAGTACGAGCGCGGCCTGATCACCGACGAGGAGCGCCGCCAGGAGCTCATCGAGATCTGGACGCACGCCACCGCCGACGTCGAGACCGACATGGTGAACGCCTTCCCGGCCACCAACTCGGTCTGGATGATGGTCAACTCCGGCGCGCGCGGCAACAAGATGCAGGTCCGGCAGATCGCCGGCATCCGCGGCCTGGTGTCCAACACCAAGGGTGAGACGATCCCGCGGCCGATCAAGTCCTCGTTCCGCGAGGGCCTGTCGGTGCTGGAGTACTTCATCTCCACCCACGGCCAGCGGAAGGGTCTCGCCGACACCGCGCTGCGCACCGCCGACTCCGGTTACCTCACCCGGCGCCTGGTCGACGTCGCGCAGGACGTCATCGTGCGTGAGATCGACTGCGGCACCGACCGCGGCGTTCCCCTGCACGTCGGCGAGCGTGACTCGGCCGGCACCCTGTCCAAGGCCGAGAACGCCGAGAGCAACGTGCACGGACGCATCCTGGCCGAGGACGTCGAGGTGGACGGCAAGGTCGTCGCGGCGGCCGGCGTCGACATCAACGACGTCATCGTCACCGCGCTGGTCGAGGCCGGCGTCGAGACGGTCCGCACCCGCAGCGCGCTGGTGTGCGAGGCCAAGATCGGCGTCTGCGCCACCTGCTACGGCCGTTCGCTCGCGACCGGCAAGCTGGTGGACGTCGGCGAGGCCGTCGGCATCATCGCGGCCCAGTCGATCGGTGAGCCCGGCACCCAGCTGACGATGCGGACCTTCCACACCGGTGGTGTGGCCGGCGCCGACATCACCCACGGTCTGCCCCGTGTCCAGGAGCTGTTCGAGGCGCGCGTCCCCAAGGGTGTCGCACCGATCAGCGAGGCGGACGGCCGGGTGCGGATCGACGAGACCGACAAGACCCGCAAGATCGTCATCACTCCGGACGACGGCTCCGACGAGATCGCCTACCCGGTCTCGATGCGGTCGCGCCTGCTGGTGTCGGAGGGGCAGCGCGTCAAGGTGGGCCAGCAGCTCATCGCCGGCGCCGTCAACCCCAACGAGGTGCTGCGCATCCTCGGCCCGCGGGCCGTGCAGCTGCACCTGGTGGCCGAGGTCCAGCAGGTCTACCGGTCGCAGGGTGTGTCGATCCACGACAAGCACATCGAGATCATCGTGCGGCAGATGCTCAAGCGCGTGAACGTGCTGGAGTCCGGTGACACCGACCTGCTGCCCGGTGAGCTCGTGGAGCGTCCGCGCTTCGAGATGGTCAACCGCGAGGTCGTCGCCGAGGGCGGCACCCCCGCCTCCGGCCGTCCGGTGCTGATGGGCATCACCAAGGCGTCGCTGGCCACCGAGTCGTGGCTGTCGGCGGCGTCCTTCCAGGAGACGACGCGAGTCCTCACCGACGCGGCGATCCACGCCAAGTCGGACTCGCTGCTCGGCCTCAAGGAGAACGTCATCATCGGAAAGCTGATCCCGGCCGGTACCGGCATGTCGCAGTACCGCAACATCCGGGTGGAGCCGACCGAGGAGGCCAAGGCGGCGATGTACACCGTCGGCGGCTACGACGGCTCCGCGACCGACTACACCTTCGGCACCGGCAGCGGCGAGGCCGTCCCGCTGGAGGAGTACGACTTCGGGCAGTACAACCGCTGA
- the rpsL gene encoding 30S ribosomal protein S12, producing MPTIQQLVRKGRQDKVSKTKTPALKGSPQRRGVCTRVYTTTPKKPNSALRKVARVRLTNSIEVTAYIPGVGHNLQEHSIVLVRGGRVKDLPGVRYKIIRGSLDTQGVRNRKQARSRYGAKKEKS from the coding sequence TTGCCCACGATTCAGCAGCTGGTCCGCAAGGGCAGGCAGGACAAGGTCAGTAAGACCAAGACGCCGGCGCTCAAGGGGAGCCCCCAGCGGCGCGGCGTCTGCACCCGCGTTTACACCACGACTCCGAAGAAGCCGAACTCGGCGCTGCGGAAGGTCGCCCGTGTGCGGCTCACCAACAGCATCGAGGTCACGGCCTACATCCCGGGTGTCGGCCACAACCTTCAGGAGCACTCCATCGTGCTGGTGCGCGGCGGCCGTGTGAAGGACCTGCCGGGTGTTCGCTACAAGATCATCCGCGGTTCGCTGGACACCCAGGGTGTCCGCAACCGCAAGCAGGCCCGTAGCCGTTACGGCGCGAAGAAGGAGAAGAGCTGA
- the rpsG gene encoding 30S ribosomal protein S7, which translates to MPRKGPAGRRQLVADPVYNSPLVTALINKVLLNGKRSLAQTVVYNALEGCRDKSGNDPVVTLKRALDNVKPTLEVRSRRVGGATYQVPVEVRAARSTTLALRWLVQYSRARREKTMTERLMNELLDASNGLGASVKRREDTHKMAESNKAFAHYRW; encoded by the coding sequence ATGCCGCGCAAAGGCCCCGCTGGGCGTCGCCAGCTTGTCGCGGACCCGGTGTACAACTCGCCGCTGGTCACCGCGCTCATCAACAAGGTCCTGCTGAACGGCAAGCGTTCGCTCGCGCAGACCGTGGTGTACAACGCGCTTGAGGGGTGCCGCGACAAGTCCGGCAACGACCCCGTGGTGACGCTGAAGCGCGCTCTGGACAACGTCAAGCCCACTCTCGAGGTGCGCAGCCGCCGCGTCGGCGGTGCCACCTACCAGGTGCCGGTCGAGGTGCGCGCCGCGCGCAGCACCACTCTGGCCCTCCGCTGGCTGGTGCAGTACTCCCGCGCACGCCGCGAGAAGACCATGACCGAGCGGCTGATGAACGAGCTGCTCGACGCCAGCAACGGCCTCGGCGCCAGCGTGAAGCGGCGCGAGGACACCCACAAGATGGCCGAGTCCAACAAGGCCTTCGCCCACTACCGCTGGTAA
- the fusA gene encoding elongation factor G, whose protein sequence is MAHIDAGKTTTTERILFYTGINYKIGEVHEGAATMDWMEQEQERGITITSAATTCVWLDHTINIIDTPGHVDFTVEVERSLRVLDGAVAVFDAVAGVEPQSETVWRQADRYGVPRICFVNKMDRVGAEFHRCVDMMVSRLGATPLVIQLPWGVEADFKGVIDLVKMKGLLWSAEAAKGEMYDTVDIPADHAEVAREWRDKLVETVAENDDELMELFLEGVEPTEEQLVAGIRRATLSSAVNPVLCGTAFKNKGVQPLLDAIVAYLPAPIDIPAFKGHAVGDEEKVIERHADTTEPFSALAFKIMSDQHLGKLTYIRIYSGTLETGTSVVNSVKGKKERIGKIYQMHANKREERSSAHAGQIVAVMGLKDTTTGDTLSDPSSPVVLESMNFPAPVINVAIEPKTKGDQEKLSTAIQRLAEEDPSFQVRRDEETGQTVIWGMGELHLEILVDRMRREFKVEANVGRPQVAYRETIRRKVEKVEYTHKKQTGGSGQFARVIIDVEPLGEGNDGYEFENKVTGGRIPREYIPSVDAGAQEAAEFGVLAGYPMVGVKVTLRDGAYHEVDSSEMAFKIAGSMAFKEAARRADAVILEPMMAVEVTTPEDYMGDVIGDLNGRRGQIQAMEDRTGAKVISALVPLSEMFGYVGDLRSRTQGRAVYSMQFDSYSEVPPGIAKEIVAKARGE, encoded by the coding sequence ATGGCCCACATCGACGCGGGAAAGACCACGACGACCGAGCGCATCCTGTTCTACACCGGTATCAACTACAAGATCGGTGAAGTCCACGAGGGCGCAGCCACCATGGACTGGATGGAGCAGGAGCAGGAGCGCGGCATCACCATCACCTCCGCCGCGACCACCTGCGTGTGGCTCGATCACACCATCAACATCATCGACACTCCCGGCCACGTCGACTTCACGGTCGAGGTGGAGCGCTCGCTGCGCGTCCTCGACGGCGCGGTCGCGGTCTTCGACGCCGTCGCCGGCGTCGAGCCGCAGTCCGAGACGGTGTGGCGTCAGGCCGACCGTTACGGCGTCCCGCGTATCTGCTTCGTCAACAAGATGGACCGCGTCGGCGCCGAGTTCCACCGCTGCGTCGACATGATGGTCTCGCGTCTCGGCGCGACCCCGCTCGTGATCCAGCTTCCGTGGGGTGTGGAGGCCGACTTCAAGGGCGTCATCGACCTGGTGAAGATGAAGGGCCTGCTCTGGAGCGCCGAGGCGGCCAAGGGCGAGATGTACGACACCGTCGACATCCCGGCCGATCACGCCGAGGTGGCCCGTGAGTGGCGCGACAAGCTGGTCGAGACCGTCGCCGAGAACGACGACGAGCTCATGGAGCTGTTCCTCGAGGGTGTCGAGCCCACCGAGGAGCAGCTGGTCGCCGGCATCCGCCGGGCCACTCTGAGCAGCGCGGTGAACCCGGTGCTGTGCGGCACGGCGTTCAAGAACAAGGGTGTGCAGCCCCTGCTCGACGCGATCGTCGCCTACCTCCCCGCCCCGATCGACATCCCGGCCTTCAAGGGCCACGCGGTCGGCGACGAGGAGAAGGTCATCGAGCGTCACGCCGACACCACCGAGCCGTTCTCCGCTCTGGCCTTCAAGATCATGAGCGACCAGCACCTCGGCAAGCTCACCTACATCCGCATCTACTCCGGCACCCTGGAGACCGGCACCAGCGTGGTGAACTCGGTCAAGGGCAAGAAGGAGCGGATCGGCAAGATCTACCAGATGCACGCCAACAAGCGCGAAGAGCGCTCGTCGGCGCACGCCGGTCAGATCGTGGCCGTGATGGGCCTGAAGGACACCACCACCGGTGACACCCTCAGCGACCCGTCCAGCCCGGTGGTGCTGGAGTCGATGAACTTCCCCGCCCCGGTCATCAACGTGGCCATCGAGCCCAAGACCAAGGGCGACCAGGAGAAGCTCAGCACCGCGATCCAGCGCCTGGCCGAGGAGGACCCCTCCTTCCAGGTCCGCAGGGACGAGGAGACCGGCCAGACCGTCATCTGGGGCATGGGCGAGCTCCACCTGGAGATCCTGGTGGACCGCATGCGCCGGGAGTTCAAGGTCGAGGCCAACGTCGGCCGCCCGCAGGTCGCCTACCGCGAGACCATCCGCCGCAAGGTGGAGAAGGTCGAGTACACGCACAAGAAGCAGACCGGTGGTTCCGGTCAGTTCGCGCGCGTGATCATCGACGTGGAGCCGCTCGGCGAGGGCAACGACGGTTACGAGTTCGAGAACAAGGTCACCGGTGGCCGCATCCCCAGGGAGTACATCCCGTCGGTGGACGCGGGCGCGCAGGAGGCCGCCGAGTTCGGCGTGCTGGCCGGCTACCCGATGGTGGGTGTCAAAGTCACCCTCCGGGACGGTGCCTACCACGAGGTCGACTCGTCGGAAATGGCCTTCAAGATCGCCGGTTCGATGGCCTTCAAGGAGGCCGCGCGCCGGGCGGACGCCGTAATCCTGGAGCCGATGATGGCCGTCGAGGTCACCACGCCCGAGGACTACATGGGTGACGTCATCGGTGACCTCAACGGTCGCCGCGGGCAGATCCAGGCGATGGAGGACCGGACCGGGGCCAAGGTCATCAGCGCCCTGGTTCCGCTGTCGGAGATGTTCGGTTACGTGGGCGACCTGCGCAGCAGGACCCAGGGCCGGGCGGTCTACAGCATGCAGTTCGACTCCTACTCGGAGGTGCCTCCTGGCATCGCCAAGGAGATCGTCGCGAAGGCTCGGGGCGAGTAG
- the tuf gene encoding elongation factor Tu — MAKAKFERTKPHVNIGTIGHIDHGKTTLTAAITKVLHDRFPHLNEATPFDKIDKAPEEKARGITISIAHVEYQTEKRHYAHVDCPGHADYVKNMITGAAQMDGAILVVAATDGPMPQTKEHVLLARQVGVPYIVVALNKADMVDDEEILELVELEVRELLSAQEFPGDDLPVVRVSALKALEGDEKWGDSIIELMNAVDDNVPEPVRDTEKPFLMPIEDVFSITGRGTVVTGRIERGIVKVNETVDIIGIKEKSTTTTVTGVEMFRKLLDEGRAGDNVGLLLRGIKREDVERGQCIIKPGTTTPHTEFEAQVYILSKDEGGRHTPFFNNYRPQFYFRTTDVTGVVTLPEGTEMVMPGDNTEMTVQLIQPIAMEDGLKFAIREGGRTVGAGRVTKIIK, encoded by the coding sequence GTGGCCAAGGCCAAGTTCGAGCGGACCAAGCCGCACGTGAACATCGGCACCATTGGGCACATCGACCACGGCAAGACCACTCTGACCGCGGCGATCACCAAGGTGCTCCACGACCGGTTCCCTCACCTCAATGAGGCGACTCCGTTCGACAAGATCGACAAGGCGCCGGAGGAGAAGGCCCGAGGCATCACCATCTCCATCGCGCACGTCGAGTACCAGACCGAGAAGCGGCACTACGCTCACGTGGACTGCCCCGGTCACGCCGACTACGTGAAGAACATGATCACGGGTGCGGCGCAGATGGACGGCGCGATCCTCGTGGTCGCCGCCACCGACGGTCCGATGCCGCAGACCAAGGAGCACGTGCTCCTGGCCCGCCAGGTCGGTGTGCCGTACATCGTCGTCGCGCTGAACAAGGCCGACATGGTGGACGACGAGGAGATCCTGGAGCTCGTCGAGCTCGAGGTGCGCGAGCTCCTCTCCGCTCAGGAGTTCCCGGGTGACGACCTGCCGGTCGTGCGCGTCTCGGCGCTGAAGGCGCTCGAGGGCGACGAGAAGTGGGGCGACTCCATCATCGAGCTCATGAACGCCGTGGACGACAACGTCCCCGAGCCCGTTCGTGACACCGAGAAGCCGTTCCTCATGCCGATCGAGGACGTGTTCTCGATCACCGGCCGCGGCACCGTCGTGACCGGCCGTATCGAGCGCGGCATCGTCAAGGTCAACGAGACCGTCGACATCATCGGCATCAAGGAGAAGAGCACCACGACCACCGTCACCGGTGTCGAGATGTTCCGCAAGCTCCTTGACGAGGGCCGGGCCGGTGACAACGTCGGTCTGCTCCTGCGCGGCATCAAGCGCGAGGACGTCGAGCGCGGCCAGTGCATCATCAAGCCGGGCACGACCACCCCGCACACCGAGTTCGAGGCGCAGGTCTACATCCTGTCCAAGGACGAGGGCGGCCGCCACACGCCGTTCTTCAACAACTACCGCCCGCAGTTCTACTTCCGCACCACGGACGTGACGGGCGTCGTGACCCTGCCGGAGGGCACCGAGATGGTCATGCCCGGTGACAACACCGAGATGACCGTCCAGCTCATCCAGCCGATCGCGATGGAGGACGGTCTCAAGTTCGCCATCCGTGAGGGTGGCCGCACCGTCGGTGCCGGCCGCGTCACGAAGATCATCAAGTAG
- the rpsJ gene encoding 30S ribosomal protein S10, producing the protein MAGQKIRIRLKAYDHEVIDVSAKKIVETVTRTGAKVAGPVPLPTEKNVYCVIRSPHKYKDSREHFEMRTHKRLIDIIDPTPKTVDSLMRLDLPAGVDISIKL; encoded by the coding sequence ATGGCGGGACAGAAGATCCGCATCCGGCTTAAGGCCTATGACCACGAGGTCATTGACGTCTCGGCCAAGAAGATCGTCGAGACGGTGACGCGTACCGGCGCGAAGGTCGCGGGCCCGGTGCCGTTGCCGACCGAGAAGAACGTGTACTGCGTCATCCGCTCGCCGCACAAGTACAAGGACAGTCGCGAGCACTTCGAGATGCGCACGCACAAGCGGCTGATTGACATCATCGACCCGACGCCGAAGACCGTCGACTCGCTCATGCGTCTCGACCTCCCCGCCGGCGTCGACATCTCGATCAAGCTCTGA
- the rplC gene encoding 50S ribosomal protein L3, protein MAKQIKGVLGKKLGMTQVFDEGNRIVPVTVVEAGPCVVTRVRTEDRDGYSAVQLGYGQVDPRKVNKPLGDYLRKHDITPRRYFTEIRTPDASDYEIGQELLADTFEAGQFVDVTGKSKGKGFAGVMKRHGFKGLGASHGTQRKHRSPGSIGGCATPGRVFKGVRMAGRMGNVRTTVQNLKVHAVDAEKGIILIKGALPGANGSLVLIRTAAKKGADK, encoded by the coding sequence ATGGCTAAGCAGATCAAGGGCGTCCTGGGCAAGAAGCTCGGCATGACCCAGGTCTTCGACGAGGGCAACCGGATCGTCCCGGTCACCGTCGTCGAGGCCGGTCCGTGCGTGGTGACCCGTGTCCGCACTGAGGACAGGGACGGCTACTCGGCCGTCCAGCTCGGCTACGGGCAGGTGGACCCGCGCAAGGTGAACAAGCCCCTGGGTGACTACCTGCGTAAGCACGACATCACCCCGCGCCGCTACTTCACCGAGATCCGGACCCCGGACGCCTCCGACTACGAGATCGGCCAGGAGCTCCTCGCCGACACCTTCGAGGCCGGCCAGTTCGTGGACGTCACCGGCAAGAGCAAGGGCAAGGGCTTCGCCGGTGTCATGAAGCGTCACGGCTTCAAGGGCCTCGGCGCCTCGCACGGCACCCAGCGCAAGCACCGTTCGCCGGGTTCCATCGGCGGGTGCGCGACCCCCGGCCGCGTCTTCAAGGGCGTGCGCATGGCGGGCCGCATGGGCAACGTCCGCACTACCGTCCAGAACCTCAAGGTGCACGCCGTGGACGCCGAGAAGGGCATCATCCTGATCAAGGGTGCGCTCCCCGGTGCCAACGGCAGCCTCGTTCTCATTCGCACCGCCGCCAAGAAGGGGGCCGACAAGTGA
- the rplD gene encoding 50S ribosomal protein L4, which translates to MSTTIDVLDPAGAKTGTVELPEAVFGAKVNIPLIHQVVVAQLAARRQGTHKTKTRGEVRGGGKKPYRQKGTGRARQGSTRAPQFTGGGVVHGPVPRDYSQRTPKKMKAAALRGALSDRANGGRVHVVSGLVDGDTPKTRAAITALRKISQARSVLVVLDENDELSWLSLRNAPEVHLLSAGQLNTYDVLVHEDVVFTREAYDQVVARLSDSGKEEA; encoded by the coding sequence GTGAGCACCACCATCGACGTCCTCGACCCGGCCGGCGCGAAGACCGGGACGGTCGAGCTGCCGGAGGCCGTCTTCGGCGCCAAGGTCAACATCCCGCTGATCCACCAGGTCGTGGTCGCGCAGCTCGCCGCTCGCCGGCAGGGCACGCACAAGACCAAGACCCGTGGCGAGGTCCGCGGCGGCGGCAAGAAGCCGTACCGCCAGAAGGGCACCGGCCGGGCCCGCCAGGGTTCGACCCGCGCGCCGCAGTTCACCGGCGGTGGCGTCGTCCACGGCCCGGTGCCGCGCGACTACTCCCAGCGGACCCCGAAGAAGATGAAGGCCGCCGCGCTGCGCGGAGCCCTCAGCGACCGGGCGAACGGCGGCCGTGTGCACGTCGTCAGCGGCCTCGTCGACGGGGACACCCCGAAGACCCGCGCGGCCATCACGGCCCTGCGCAAGATCTCCCAGGCCCGCAGCGTTCTCGTCGTCCTCGACGAGAACGACGAGCTGTCCTGGCTGAGCCTGCGCAACGCCCCGGAGGTCCACCTCCTGTCGGCGGGCCAGCTCAACACCTACGACGTGCTCGTCCACGAGGACGTCGTGTTCACCCGCGAGGCGTACGACCAGGTCGTCGCCCGGCTGAGTGACAGCGGGAAGGAAGAAGCCTGA
- the rplW gene encoding 50S ribosomal protein L23 has translation MEKITDPRDVIIKPVVSEKSYGLIDEHNKYTFLVRKTANKTQVKIAIEQIFGVKVTGVNTINRQGKRKRTRFGYGQRPSTKRAIVSLAEGDRIDIFGPVG, from the coding sequence ATGGAGAAGATCACCGACCCGCGTGACGTCATCATCAAGCCGGTCGTCTCCGAGAAGAGCTACGGCCTGATCGACGAGCACAACAAGTACACGTTCCTGGTGCGCAAGACGGCCAACAAGACGCAGGTGAAGATCGCCATCGAGCAGATCTTCGGCGTCAAGGTCACGGGCGTCAACACGATCAACCGCCAGGGCAAGCGCAAGCGGACCCGGTTCGGCTACGGCCAGCGCCCGAGCACCAAGCGGGCCATCGTCAGCCTCGCCGAGGGCGACCGGATCGACATCTTCGGCCCGGTCGGCTGA
- the rplB gene encoding 50S ribosomal protein L2, which produces MGIRKYKPTTPGRRGASVSDFAELTRSTPEKSLLAPLHSKGGRNVHGRVTARHQGGGHKRAYRIIDFRRHDKDGIPAKVAHIEYDPNRTSRIALLHYADGEKRYILAPTGIKQGDRIENGPAADIKPGNCLPLRNIPTGTFIHAVELKPGGGAKLGRSAGAQIQLLAKEGQLATLRMPSGEMRQVDVRCRASVGQVGNAEQANINIGKAGRNRWKGKRPTVRGVAMNPVDHPHGGGEGKTSGGRHPVNPKGKPEGRTRRANKASDRLIIRRRSKKKR; this is translated from the coding sequence ATGGGCATCCGTAAATACAAGCCGACGACACCCGGTCGTCGCGGCGCGAGCGTCTCGGACTTCGCCGAGCTCACGCGCAGCACGCCGGAGAAGTCGCTGCTTGCCCCCTTGCACAGCAAGGGCGGCCGCAACGTCCACGGCCGGGTGACCGCGCGTCACCAGGGCGGCGGGCACAAGCGCGCGTACCGGATCATCGACTTCCGGCGGCACGACAAGGACGGCATCCCGGCCAAGGTCGCGCACATCGAGTACGACCCGAACCGCACGTCGCGCATCGCGCTGCTTCACTACGCGGACGGCGAGAAGCGTTACATCCTCGCCCCCACCGGCATCAAGCAGGGCGACCGCATCGAGAACGGCCCCGCGGCCGACATCAAGCCGGGCAACTGCCTGCCGCTGCGCAACATCCCGACCGGTACCTTCATCCACGCCGTGGAGCTGAAGCCCGGTGGCGGTGCCAAGCTCGGCCGTTCGGCCGGCGCGCAGATCCAGCTCCTGGCCAAGGAAGGTCAGCTCGCCACGCTGCGCATGCCCTCGGGTGAGATGCGCCAGGTCGACGTGCGCTGCCGCGCCTCGGTCGGCCAGGTGGGCAACGCCGAGCAGGCCAACATCAACATCGGTAAGGCCGGCCGTAACCGCTGGAAGGGCAAGCGTCCGACCGTCCGCGGTGTCGCGATGAACCCGGTCGACCACCCGCACGGTGGTGGTGAGGGCAAGACCTCCGGTGGTCGCCACCCGGTGAACCCCAAGGGCAAGCCCGAGGGCCGCACCCGCCGTGCCAACAAGGCCAGCGACCGGCTGATCATCCGTCGGCGGAGCAAGAAGAAGCGGTAG